DNA sequence from the Mustelus asterias unplaced genomic scaffold, sMusAst1.hap1.1 HAP1_SCAFFOLD_152, whole genome shotgun sequence genome:
aaacagtTGAGGCTGTTGATCATTGAATGTGTTTACagatgagttagacagattttagaTTGAGTCAAGAGTTTGGGGAACAGATGGGAAAATGGAGTGAAAGCTAAGATGTGGGTGTTTTCCTCACCCAAGGATGTGGTGaagctttgaaattctctaccccagaggactgtggagcctcagtcatcaaatattttcaagacagagatgatgaaatcgctgggcctctgacgcaaatgtttgtctcgtcactggatgcaggtgaggtcctggaggattggaggatagctaatgtggtcccgttatttaagaagggtaggaaggataacctgtgtaattataggtcggtgagcttgacgtccgtggtggggaagttgttggagaagattcttagagataggatgtatgcgcatttagaaaggaataaactgattaacgatagtcagcatggttttgtgagagggaggtcatgcctcactaacctggtggagttttttgaagaagtgaccagaatggttgacgagggaagggccgtggatgtagtctatatggactttagtaaagtgtttgacaaagtccctcatggtaggctggtgaaaaaggttggacctcatgggataaagggggaggtggctagatgggtggagaactggcttggtcacagaagacagagggtggtagtggaagggtctttttccggctggaggcctgtgactagtggtgttccgcagggctctgtattgggacctctgctgtttgtgatttatataaacgatctggaagaaggtgtaactggggtgatcagtaagtttgcggacgacacaaaattggcaggacttgcagatagtgaggagcattgtcagaagctacagaaggatatagataggctggaaatttgggcaaagaaatggcagatggagttcaatcctgatgaatgcgaagtgatgcattttggtagaaataatgtagggaggagctatacgataaatggcagaaccataaagggtgtagatacgcagggggacctgggtgtgcaagtccacagatccttgaaggtgacgtcacaggtggagaaggaggtgaagaaggcatatggcatgcttgcctttataggacggggcatagagtataaaagttggggtctgatgttgcagatgtatagaacgttggttcggccgcatttggaatactgcgtccagttctggtcgccacactaccagaaggacgtggaggctttggagagagtacagaggaggtttaccagaatgttgcctggtatggaggggcttagttatgaggagagattgggtcaactggggttgttctccctggaaagatggaggatgaggggagacttaatagaggtgtataaaattatgaaaggcatagatagggtgaacggtgggaagcttttccccgggtcggtggtgacgttcacgaggggtcataggttcaaggtgaagggggggaggtttaacacagatatcagaaggacgtattttacacagagggtggtgggagcctggaatgcgctgccaggcaaggtggtggaggcggacacactgggaacgtttaagacttatctagacagccatatgaacggagtgggaatggagggatacaaaagaatggtctagtttggaccagggagcggcacgggcttggagggccgaagggcctgttcctgtgctgtattgttctttgttctttgatagattCCGAGATGTTGCGGATATCAAGGGAGATGAGGGACAGTGTGGAAAATTATGctgaggtagattggccattgatctcattgaatgcttgagcaggcttgatgggcggaatggccaacggatcctcctatttcttatgatttttGTGCCCTGGACAGGAAGCGATGAgcatggagctgtcaatcaacatGAATCAGCACCTTTACAAGAATTGGGGGGGGTGAATATTACGTGCAGCAGAGTGTAAAAGGGGGGTGAGCGTATGGAAtgcagatttacagcttttggggaacaaCAGAGGAAAGAATGTTTCATAGAAACCAGAATTGTCTGTTTTTGAATTTCTATCCGATACTGACAGTGATGTTTTTTGTAAACTccctttacaggatatcagaagaggaggaattacagacagaaatctcaaatgtcacgttaagatctgacagagtcactcgattccttgggtcctgaatatcattggcctttgaatctggaaggagaaatgtttgtctgcttCAAACGTTTTGAAAcatcaatgtgactggaaaaCCATCAAGACAGACTCACACCCAAGTGAAGGTGTTCCAGTCCACTGATTGCAGGACGAATTGTCACCACTTACACAGCTTGaataaatatatcaccattcagaGCAGGGAGAAACCGTACACTTCTTGTGTGTGTGgtcaaggcttcaactgattgtccaacctggagagacagaagaaGAACCGAAATATGGAGaagccatggaaatgtggggactgtgggaaggaatacAGATTCCCATCtgtgctggaagctcatcgacgaattcacactggggaaaggccgttcacttgcattcggtgtgggaagggattcactcagttattccACAtgttgagacaccagcaagttcacactggggagaggcctttcacttgctctcagtgtgggaagggattcactcagttatcgaaCCTAaattcacaccagcgagttcacactggggtgaggccgttcaactgctctcagtgtggaaagggattcacgcAGTTATCCCAACTACAgttacaccagcaagttcacactggcgggaggctactcatctgctctcagtgtgggaagaaattcagatATTCATCCaatttgcagagacaccagcagctCCACACTGGagaaaagccattcacctgctctcggtgtgggaagggattcactcgttcatgcactctgcagagacaccagtgaattcacactggggagaagccattcacatgctctcattgtgggaaggcATTCAGACATCAATCCACTCTGcattcacaccagcgagttcacaccgaggagagaccattcacctgctctgagcagGAGAAGGCATTCAGTGGTCAGTCCCACCTACAAAAACACCAGCGAGTCGAcgccagggagaggccattcgcctgctcccagtgtggggacAGATTTTGTAATTCAtcacacctgctgagacaccaccAAATTCACAAGTGATTCCCGGgggtggattctgctgttattgtttctgttctcaattacatccagcactgcattttgttcattctcacagttggtcaatggaaaGATTATCTTTCCGCTGGACTGGCCAGTCCCACAACATTCCCTGCAGTGGCCTGGTGCTCTTTAAAACTTGTTGCGATACCTGGTTTCGAAATTCACAAGGATTACAGAATGAAAACATGTTTAGAAGTTGGAAGACATTTCGGTCCCATTTGAAACCTGTCACATTGCCATGACGATGGGATGTGGTGGTTACATTTCggttttgtttaatttatctggGTGTTTCTCACTGAAGAAAACTATCAAAATTAGAGTGGCAAGTTGTCTGAGGTGGACTGGGAAACTATATTTAAAGGTATGATGGGAGTCAGGTAATAGctaatatttaaatattaaatattaCGTATTGCCAAGATAGTCAGTTCGCTCAGTTGTCTGGACCACTGGTTCATGATGCGGAATGATGACAGCGGCATGGAATCAAATTCTGTACCAGCTGGCGTTACCCATGAAGTTCgcaccttctcaatcttgcccctcgcctgaggttaaCCCCTCAGGGTTAAATCAGCCTGTCATAATACCTGTTggctctctctcaaaggggagagcagcctattgtgatgatactgtgcctttaagaaatgtattttaatatttatttctatttcatcgaagaatccatagaatccctacagcgcataaggagccattcagaccattgagcctgtaccaacaacaatcccacctcggctccATCCCCAAATccaaaatatttaccctgctgaccccctgacactaagtggcaatttagcatagccaatccacctaacctacatatcattggacactaacggacattttaacatggccaatccacctgaccggcacatctttggactgtgggaggaaatgggacacCTGGAAGAAATGCATGTGGGGAACGTCcacacaggccggaattgaagccagatgggtgaggaaatctaatcgTCAGTCTCTGTGAAAAGCTGTATCCGGCACCTTCCTATTCGATGGTTAGAATGCAAAATGGAATAACTTCCAGTGCTGTTTGTGTCTCCTGTTCTGTAAACCAAACATTAACCCAGAATTCACTCAGCTGCCTTCGCTTTGTGCTGAAAGCTGTTATTATTCTGTTATTTTCACAGCCCCTAAATGACCTCATTCGCGGCTATTTTTCGCGGTAACGGTCCCTTCTCTCAATTCCTGAAATGTTTGTTGATTCATCATTTTATTCACAGTAATTCCCCGCAGGGTAACAGTCCGGAGTGGGATTATTACAGAGCAGAATAAGGACAGTGTGAGGACTCGATCCGGCTCCCTGTTTTCAGTGAAGGACACTGGGTTCTGATTGAAGACTAAACGGAGTGTTTTCCTTCTGGGAATGCTGTGAACAGGGATTGATTCCCGCCCGGGACAGTTAGAAAGCGATAGGAGAATGAAGcacattgaaagaaaatgttaaaGTCGCGCCTGCGATTGGTGACGGGAAgagctgaataaaagcaaatcaatAGAAGGGATTTGAAATCTCTGACTAAGGGCGACATTGATTTGAATTCGCTCCTTTCCCACAATGAAATTGGCGGCTTTTGGAAATGGACAAATTCTCTGCTTCTGCCGGTTGTTGTGGGGAAATCCCGCCCTCTTCTGTTTCCAGTGAGCTGATTGGTGAAGAATATAGGCAAATGAGGTGAATAGAGCAGCGGCCAATCAGAGGAGCTGTCAGTTTATAAGAACAGTCAATGCTGGAGAAATTGCTGATTCTttgtgaaagtgtttgtgagattgtgcaaatgtctggaagaggaaagggcggcgggaaagctcgggccaaggccaagtctcgctcctcccgggctggactgcagttcccggtgggccgtgttcacaggctcctgagaaagggcaactatgctgagcgtgtgggtgccggagccccggtctatctggctgctgtgctcgagtatctgaccgctgaaatcctggagctggccgggaacgcggcccgggacaacaagaagacccgcatcatccccagacacctgcagctggccgtccgcaacgacgaggagctcaacaagctgctgggagggGTGACCATCGCTCAGGGCGGGGTGCTGCCTAATATCCAGGCCGTGCTGCTGCCCAAGAAAAGCAGCGCTGGGACCGCGAAGAGCAAGTGAAGCGaccattctttaatctgataacccaaaggctcttttcagagccactcactttATCTGAAAAAGGGCGACCTGGTGTCTATCGGTCAGATTCTGCACTGCTATTCACAGCACAGCTGTTTCCCACGTTGTCTTATCGATCCGAAGTGTTCTCTGTGCACGGAATTATTGACACAAACAGTATTTTGATGTTTGCAACTTGCTGCTATTTATTGGGGAAACTATCCCAGTGAACTGAAATGATCCTATTTCCAATATCATTTCTTTGAAATGTAAGTCTGTGATGCAACTGATAATTGCATTGTCTTTAATCATGAAttttcagagccactcactttATCTGAAAACAGGTTGAATTATTATCTGTCCTCATGTGCAAGTGTCTCTGCAATGACTATATCTGTGCCAGTGGGTTTCTGAGAGACACGTTTCATACTCTGAACCTAATTGACATCAATTCCGAGCTCAGCTGTGAATACCACTATTCATAGAGAAAGTATATTAGGGGAAGAAAGTCTAGTAATCTGATATGATCGCagatccaatcaaaccaaaagagaaaatgctggaacatctcagccggtctggcagcatctgtaaggcgagaaaggagctgacgtttcgagtccagatgacccttcgtcaaagcagaTCCAATAAAATTGCTCTCAAATTGTCTGCGCTACAAAtgttaaccatgatgtggagttgccggcgttggactgggataggcacagtaaatagtctcacaacaccaggttaaagtccaacaggtttatttggtcgcaaatgccatggttgctgtggcagggttgtgtggtgtcgtggtcactgttctgaaggctggaGGCTGGGTAGTTAGCTGCGGAAACTTATCCACGGTCTGCGTTTTAAACTGAGTGGACAAAAACAGTTCAAACGCAAATTTCGACGACTAAGTAAAGCAGTTTTATCTTTCGGACATAAAATTCGGGTTCAATTCTTTTTTATGAAAAGTTATTCAAATAGAAGAAGAAATCTCTGAACTAATAAATGAGTTCTCAATCAGAGACAAAAGGGGAAGGAACACATTTAACTCACTGATTGTAATCTCAATAATCTTGGTGCCTGATGATGTAAATATAAACGTTACTGGGGTGGTTGCATCATTCTGACAAATAAGTAGTTgtaatggccgagtggttaaggcgttagACTTCAAATTCAATGACGGATTTTCCGCGCAGGTTCGAACCCCGCTCGCAGCGAGTGTGATTGAAGCTGTTGACTCGGCTTTCCCAAGCACCTCCTGACGTGAGAGTGAAATGCAATTTCCAGTTGTAAGTACTCTGAGTGTTGTAAACTCTAGGCCTGTTGCTGGAAGGTGAGATTCGACAGGGCATCTGGGTGCAGTGCCAGATTGAAGCATaaactaaacaagctacagcttagggcctcacaatccgcaggggcctcacaaaatttcagaaggtttacaatgaagagaacatttaaggagtggataccagaaaagaaaaagaaagcaccagcttgaagagcaactcaaaaaattaccaaaatctatgagagatatcaagccagccaaatgataaatatgtaattggTAAATGcactcatttgaaaataatttgtatttttcaatttaaataccttgctattaaataattaaaaggtttTCAATTCTTTtatggcgacccaaggtcctgttttggcacgcacctttgtgagaccttttggtgtaactttttaacaaggggcctccaagctttatatagcttagggcctcaccaagtctaaatccggcactgcctggGTGTGACAAGATCGGTGGAAAAACCTCCATCTGTGCTGCAACCTTTCTGAGGTTCTTTCTATGATTGTTTGTGTTTCGATATTTAATGAAAGTGAGAACTGAAAATAGATATCTGACCCGTGCAAAAGTTACTGCTGCTTCGCACAGCTCAACTCAAGGAGCAGTGCATGGATTgggctgtttctgaatgtcacaaAATTGTTTGACATCCGCTCCAATCACCCAATGAGCAGAAGCAGATTGGTGTATTACTGAAATGATCTCAAACATTGTTTGTGCTGATGATTTTTCTTTTACGATGGTTCCTAATAATTAGTGTTTGAAAAATTATATTGATAGATTTTATATCTTTTATTTCATCTGTTCCTCAGTTAAGTCAGTTATTTTTCTGTTTGCAGGCAGATATTTGAAGGAACCAAATGATTCCTCGATGCAAGCACAATTTCATCAAGCCAGTTCCAACACAAAGCAGTTCCAGTCTCACTCACAAAGCACAGAAATACTGCCAGCTCATTGTCACAAAGAGAAGTATTCAGCCCCACACTGTTCCCAAAGTAAGAGACAACTTTTAATCCAAGAATTGAAAAGCACGagaggctgatttttttctcatttccCTCCAAAATAGGACCATAGgatcaggagtgggccattcagcccattgagcctgctccaccatccaatctgATCacacacttcaatgcctttttcccACTCTATCTCCAGATCCCTTTATGTTATTGGCATTTCAAAACCTGTTAATGTGtattttaaaaatactcaatgactAAGCTTGCACAATCctctgggctagagaattccaaTGTCCCCCAGCttactgagtttaaaaaaaaactctgatCTCTGTCTCAATGTGGTACCcctaattttgaaattgtgtttcTTGGTCCtagacagtcatgatgtggagatgcaggcgttagactggggtaaacacagtaagaagtctaacaacaccaggttgaagtccaacaggtttatttggtagcaaaagccactagctttctgaacaggctgttccttcatcaggtgggtgggagttctgatcacagacagggcacaaagacacaaactcaatttacatgaataattattggaatgtgagtctttacagctaatcaagtcttaaaggtacagacaatgtgagtggagggagcattaagcacaggttgaagagatgtgtattgtctccagacaggacagctggtaagattttgcacatccaagcAAGTTGTGACAtaaagtgtgacataaacccagttATTTGttctagctgtcctgtctggagacaatacacatctctttaacctgtgcttcatgctccctccactcacattgtctgtgttgtcagacttcttacctaGACAGTCAACCAGGGGATGCATTTTACCTGCACATACCCTGTCTATGTGCAGAATGTGcacatagtgtggcgaccagaattgaacactatcttccaagtgcggcctaactaaggttctataaagctgcaacatgacttgcaatttttaaactcaatgccccaaatATTCTTACTAATGTAAGGCGGGCAAAATTGCAAAGTACACTAGTTATGGTCTAACCAAGCTGCTATACAGTAAAAGTAAGACTTCACTCCTGGAAAACTCAAATCCTCCTgcagtaaaggccaacataccattttcaatgaggacatccaggtccctttataCATCTACACTTTTGAATATCTTACCATTTCAGAAATACTCTGCACTCCCCCTAGTATCAACGTGGAAAACctcatatggtggcacagtggttagcactgctgcctcagtgccagggacctgggttcaattctggcctcaggtcactgtctgtgtggggtttgcacattctacccatatctgcatgggtttccttcaggggattgtcgggggactagcagggtaggaATATTGTCAAtgcatgcttgatgggccgattggactcattctgcactgtcagaacaCTATTTCTCTATATTTTCCACATTTTATTCCATTTGCAAAGACTTTCCAAGGCCTCTTGATGCTGCTTTGTATCTTCCACATGACACATATttccaccgagctttgtgtcatctgaaaacttgtcACTATTGCATTTGACCTACAGGTAGATACATCACAAGATTTTAAAGTCACCCACTCACAGATATAAAATACTGTCACATTCGTCACAAATTAACTAACAATTCATCACGAGaacagacaaaaactgtacaataatgaataaattgcaattaattCACTCAGAATTTAGATAGAGAAACATGTTATAAACAATCCAATTTTTCTCAATCAGTTAGACTGAAAGATGCAATGACGATTCCCTTACTACAATCTGTAGGAATTACTTACCAGGCTCTGTATCCAGATGTTACTATTCACAGGGCTATAAATTGAATATTATTCAATTGAAAAGAAAACAAATATCATGTGTTACATTTTAAACAAGTAATTTCTAACAAAGTACCAGAATGCATGTAATTTTAAGGTTCAGAAGTATCTCACATTTGATACAACATCAGAGACACTTGTATAAAGATTGAGTCCTGCACTCACATAGATAagaagagaatcacagatgtaaAATTAATGCTACATTCACAAACTCTCGAGAGACGGACAGAAGAGCAAGGTTTTCCAAAATGTACTAGAGATGGTCCACTACGGTGTGATTCCTACATCTAAACGTTCATGAGGGAAATCATGAAACAAAATGATCTCAACACTCGCACAGTatcagcaagtaacatttgtagaATGAATCTTGCAGTCATACACAGCACCACAGAGAGATACAGTAGGAAAAGTACATCCAGATGTTGTACCGGAGACTGATGCATACAGTATGAATCGGACACTCATGTAGTTACTCAATGACTGAGGATGGCAGAACTGAAATCAAACTCTCGTTGACTTCAAGACACTTAAGGTGaatccaaaattgtacacagtattcctgcaGAGGTCTCACTAACACCGTGTAAAATTGCAACAAAATCTCCATAGTTTTGAATTCCATCCCCTTTACCGTGTTGGCCAGAATGCCCTTTGCCGCCTTAACAATTAGTTGAATCTGCCTACTAGCTTTTTTTACATTCTTGCATTAGAAACCTAGGTccatctgtacttcactcacctgcagtctctctccatttagatgatAATCTACCTTTTGTTTCTTCCTGCCACAGCACATGAGctcacacttacccacattaaactccatttgctcgATTTTTGCCCAATTACCCAATCTATTTCCATTGCAGATTCGCAATATCCTCATTAAAACCTGCCCTTTCATCTATCTTTGAATagttggcaaatttggaaaccttacattccaTTCCTTCTTCCACTTTAATAGTGTAAATGATCAACAATTGCAGGCCAAgaaatgatttctatgatacttcaTTAGTTACATATTTGCACTCTGAAAATAATCCATTttttccaactctgttttctctgtGATAGACAGTTTTCAGTCCATGCTAACGCACTTTCTGCAATTCTATGGACGTTTcctttatgcaccagcctcttatgtggtaccttgtcaaatgttttTTTGGAAATCTATATACACTATATCTAGAGGTTGATCTCTATCAATTCTCCCtgtaacatcctcaaagaattcaagtaaacttgtcaaacatgatttacattttgtaaaaccatgttgactcggtTTGATTACATTCAACTTTccaaaatgattagctatttcctcaTTGATTATTGACACCAGTGTCTTGCTAATAATAGCTGCGAAACTAACTGGCCTACAGCTCCCACCTTCTGTCATTTTCCCTTTCTTAGCAACCTAGTCACATTGGCTGTGTTCCAATCTTCTGGTAACTTCTTGGTACTGAGAGAGCTAGAAGCTGGGTCAATGAGTATAGGCAGATTGATaatcaataaaggaatcaaggattatgaggatagggtgagaTAGTGAAATTTGGATTATCATGTCGGAtcactcattgaatggtggagcagaattgagagtctgagtggcctactcctgctcctaatttatttGCTATCCCATCCTTTCTAAAAGTTTGTAGCATTTTCCCTGCTGTTGATGTCAGGCTAATGGGTCTGTGgttttcccttctctctcttcctcaagtAATCAGTTTACATTTACCACCtttcaatctgcaggaaccattgcCAAATCTATAGAATTTGGAAAGATGACTACCAATGTATCCAACATctccagtttaagtttatttattagtgtcacaagtaggcttacattaacactgcaatgaagttactgtggaaattccctcgtcgccacactctggtgcctgttcggatacactgagggagaatttaacatagccaatgcctgtctttcggactgtgggaggaaaccagagcagccggaggaacgtcatgcagacacggggagaacatgccgactctgcacagacactgacccaagccggtaattgaacccaggtccctggcactgtgaggcagcaatgctaaccattgtgctgcccctcATGTCCGGCAgctgtgggattcaaacctacGCCCCCAGAGACTGCAGCCTTAATCCAGCACCTTAGACCGGCCACGCTACCACCCCTTTCAAAACTCTGGAATTTACATCAGCTTATGGGGATTTATTAAATTTCAACCCCATTAATTTCTCGAGTTTTTTTTCCACTAATACCAACCTCTTTCAGTTCCTCATGCTCACTACTCCCTTGGTTCTCTCGCATTTTTAGGGTGATTTCTGAATCTTCCTCCGTGAAGACAGACACATTTAGTTGATCTGCCATTTATCTGTTCCACATTATAAACTCTCCTGTCTCTGCCTGGAATGGATCACATTTGTccttgctaatcttttccttttctacTTTCTATGCTTTTTATGTTTCTCACCAATctgctctcatattctattttctctttctttttttaGTTTCTTGGTCCCCCTTTACTGAATTCTAAAACATGTTCCCAATCCTGAAGCTTATGACTATTTTGGGCAGGATACGAGTCCCTTCCTTTGATCTGATGGAATCTTCCACTGTCCTTCTTAGCCACAGTTGCTTCGCTTTTGCTGTTGGATTTTTGTTCCTTAAAGGAATctataattgttgtatatatgtgaaattaaagtctcccaaaaTTCCCAGAGGACCAtaatgttaagacccaggccagaaactccaaggtatcttGTCAAGTTAACCTAGACCCgaaatgttacatttgattttggcagtaGGGTGAGCATtatgtatttcactccaggtatgatttaattttgatttgggggggcgggggggcgggggtcggggcgggggggcgggggggggggggggcggggcggcggggggagggggcggcgggagggggcagggggggcgggggcggggggggtgggggggagggggcggcggggggagggggcggcggggagggggcggggggcgggggcggcagggggggttggcgggggggggggggcggcggggggggggcgggggggggggatttactcactctttgatagtgtgtgtgtgagtgtgggatttactcactctctgatccagtgtgtgtgtgtgtgtgtggcgggggggtggggggggaatttaCTCACTCtttgatagtgtgtgtgtgtgtgtgtgggatttacacactctctgatccagtgtgtgtgtgtgtgtgtggcggggggggggggggatttactcactctttgatagtgtgtgtgggatttacacactctctgatacagtgtgtgtgggggatttactcactctgatacagtgtgtatgtgtgggatttagtcactctctgacacactgagtgtgagtgtgagatttactcactctctgatggtGTCTGTGCGATTTATTTTTGCATTCTCAGTACCTTGGAATCTTTCAAACCAATTCTGCATCTGATTATCCTCTGTGCTGTCTGGGAGAGTGGGATTCAATCTGTCAGTCAGTGGTACTCTATGTGAGAGTGGGATTAATTCTGTCAATTGGTGATATTCTATGTGAGAGTGGGATTCATAATTTCACATGGTGGTGCTGTATGTGACATTGGGATTAATTCTGTCAGTCGGTGGTGCTGTATGTGACATTGGGATTAATTCTGTCAGTCGGTGGTGCTGTGTGAGAGTGGGATTAATTCTGTAAATCGGtggtgctgtgagag
Encoded proteins:
- the LOC144485067 gene encoding histone H2A-like, which produces MSGRGKGGGKARAKAKSRSSRAGLQFPVGRVHRLLRKGNYAERVGAGAPVYLAAVLEYLTAEILELAGNAARDNKKTRIIPRHLQLAVRNDEELNKLLGGVTIAQGGVLPNIQAVLLPKKSSAGTAKSK